The bacterium genome segment AGCCGTAGAGCGGCTCCAGCACGTGCTGCCAGGGACGGACCGCGGCGGGAAGCCTGAGGCGCAGCGGCTTGCCCGCGCTCAGGGCGGCCACGGCATCGGGCACTATCCTGTCCCGCGCCCAGTCGCCCCCGCCGATCACGTTGCCGGCGCGCGCCGTGGCCAGGGCCACTCCCCGCGGGGCGAAGAACGAGCGCCGGTACGAGGCGCAGACAATCTCGGCCGCGGCCTTGGAGGCGCTGTAGGGGTCGCTGCCGCCCAGGGGGTCGGCCTCGCGGTAGGCGAAATCCCACTCGCGGTTCTCGTAGCACTTGTCCGTGGTCACCACCACCACGGACCGGAGATTATCCGCCTTGCGGCGCAGGGCCTCCAGAAGGTTCACCGTGCCGCCGGAGTTGATCTCGAAGGTTTCGCGGCTCAGCTCGTAGCTGTCGCGCACCAGGGGCTGGGCGGCCAGATGGAACACAACTTCGGGCTGAGTGTCGGCCACCGCGCGCTCCAGGGCGGCATAGTCGCGCAC includes the following:
- the rfbG gene encoding CDP-glucose 4,6-dehydratase, with product MDTLKKAYQGRRVLLTGHTGFKGSWLSLWLEGLGARTTGLALDPPTSPALFEQAACAQVLEKDIRADVRDYAALERAVADTQPEVVFHLAAQPLVRDSYELSRETFEINSGGTVNLLEALRRKADNLRSVVVVTTDKCYENREWDFAYREADPLGGSDPYSASKAAAEIVCASYRRSFFAPRGVALATARAGNVIGGGDWARDRIVPDAVAALSAGKPLRLRLPAAVRPWQHVLEPLYGYLILGARLLAAAESGDSRELAALCGPFNFAPETVSCRPVAELAALFCREFGGEAAVSRIEVDPAGDSGRHEAGLLM